Proteins from a genomic interval of Williamwhitmania sp.:
- a CDS encoding VOC family protein: MESISPNIFVEDIDKTITFYRALDFELIMTVPETAPFSWAMMTCGSVAFMFQTFESLGSELPEIKRENGGSLLFYIKIKGIRAFYEKMKNGGSVVKGLEKTFYGATEFSLVDNNGYLLTFAEDE, translated from the coding sequence ATGGAAAGTATCTCTCCAAATATCTTTGTTGAGGATATCGACAAAACCATTACCTTTTATAGGGCGTTGGATTTTGAATTGATAATGACCGTGCCCGAAACAGCTCCGTTTAGCTGGGCCATGATGACCTGCGGAAGCGTTGCATTTATGTTTCAAACCTTCGAAAGTTTGGGTAGCGAGCTGCCGGAGATTAAGAGAGAAAATGGTGGCTCATTGCTGTTCTACATAAAAATAAAGGGGATTCGGGCATTTTATGAGAAGATGAAAAACGGTGGTAGCGTGGTAAAGGGGCTGGAGAAGACCTTTTACGGTGCAACCGAATTTTCGCTGGTGGATAACAACGGCTACCTGCTAACCTTTGCCGAGGATGAGTAG
- a CDS encoding class I SAM-dependent methyltransferase, whose amino-acid sequence MGLQEGVKLHANRPEPLNITCEVAAVRHHDDLRLAAEMLIDGEDVLVADFFSTGLAVLEKAKQLLTWSFKNQEYHEQRNFRSAYREASQHLLLEIAGNRLVVRKAPEIGWLQQLYPECSNFFLSFPDVQGLNSAWQWYLNGIKIPLLKQKLHPYYGVYFPTRYDHLELFDGWLKSYSGAKSVVFDIGAGSGVLTLQLLQHGFGSVLSTDVNPNAIISMEGELQRRGVAERVSLLCGDLFASSIQLADLVVFNPPWLPATHEPTWLDAAIYYPADLFPRFFEQAAQHLAPAGQVVILFSSLAQTVGAAAVHPVEQELAEGGRFTAVAHLTGKVRAASTQTRRNQHWREEEKVELWVLQPL is encoded by the coding sequence ATGGGTTTACAAGAGGGCGTGAAATTACATGCCAATCGACCAGAACCGCTTAACATTACCTGCGAGGTGGCAGCCGTTCGTCACCACGACGACCTGCGGTTGGCTGCAGAGATGTTGATTGATGGGGAGGATGTGCTGGTGGCCGATTTTTTCAGCACCGGGCTTGCCGTACTCGAAAAGGCGAAGCAACTCCTGACCTGGAGCTTCAAAAATCAGGAGTATCACGAGCAGCGGAACTTTCGGTCGGCATACCGGGAGGCATCGCAGCATTTGCTCCTCGAAATCGCGGGCAATAGGCTGGTAGTAAGGAAAGCACCTGAAATAGGGTGGCTGCAGCAGCTCTATCCCGAATGCTCTAACTTTTTTCTCTCCTTCCCCGATGTTCAGGGGCTCAACAGCGCCTGGCAGTGGTATCTCAATGGCATAAAAATACCGTTGCTGAAGCAGAAGTTGCACCCATACTACGGCGTGTACTTCCCCACGCGCTACGACCACTTGGAGCTCTTCGACGGCTGGCTTAAGTCCTACTCGGGAGCCAAAAGCGTGGTGTTCGACATAGGAGCGGGGAGCGGAGTGCTTACCCTGCAGCTGCTGCAGCATGGCTTTGGGAGCGTGCTCTCCACCGATGTTAACCCCAACGCCATTATTAGCATGGAGGGGGAGCTGCAGCGGCGAGGTGTTGCCGAAAGGGTTAGCTTGCTCTGCGGCGATCTGTTTGCCAGCAGTATTCAGCTTGCCGACCTTGTGGTGTTTAATCCACCCTGGCTACCCGCCACGCACGAGCCCACCTGGCTCGATGCTGCCATTTACTACCCAGCAGATCTATTCCCTCGCTTTTTTGAGCAGGCGGCACAGCACCTTGCACCAGCAGGGCAGGTGGTAATTCTATTCTCCAGCCTCGCCCAAACGGTTGGTGCTGCAGCGGTTCATCCGGTGGAGCAGGAGCTGGCCGAGGGTGGACGGTTTACCGCCGTTGCTCACCTTACCGGAAAGGTGAGGGCAGCCTCCACCCAAACACGCCGCAACCAGCACTGGCGCGAAGAGGAGAAGGTGGAGCTGTGGGTGCTGCAACCACTTTAG
- a CDS encoding helix-hairpin-helix domain-containing protein — MSSQKVVLKELQRIPSIGKACSQDLWNLGIRSIADLKGRNPAELYGKLNAITGVKHDICMLYTFRCAVYFATEQVHDSEKLQWWYWKNRQYNE; from the coding sequence ATGAGTAGCCAGAAGGTGGTTTTGAAGGAGCTGCAGCGCATTCCCAGCATTGGGAAGGCTTGCTCCCAAGACCTGTGGAACCTCGGCATTCGATCCATTGCCGACCTAAAGGGTAGGAATCCGGCGGAACTTTATGGTAAGCTTAACGCCATTACGGGCGTTAAGCACGACATATGCATGCTCTACACCTTTCGATGTGCCGTTTATTTTGCCACGGAGCAGGTACACGATAGCGAAAAGCTTCAGTGGTGGTATTGGAAGAATAGGCAATATAACGAGTAG